One Ranitomeya imitator isolate aRanImi1 chromosome 1, aRanImi1.pri, whole genome shotgun sequence DNA window includes the following coding sequences:
- the LOC138657792 gene encoding uncharacterized protein, translating to MRASSGSGERRSRYKYAHALSFLRTTMVTRITVGSTREPAAELNPSGAIPQEAATEGHFDSPSPSAPSHSVPSHSATSHSATSHTSDPCVPSANAGASWPVPLHVSADEDIAFPVPHPFAAATSSTPLASGRHRQRGQVQSYVPEFLHLNASFQNCLKVLSEQMAAGFNLINKSIIELQTLLLTMRSEARQSPNNTFFQSVLEQMETLSAAQQMQVMESCQSTLALIASKAETLATHPAPAPPTSTVHHYSHYHPPNPYHQPAHAPSHQPHHHPHRAPSHQPQHYQHSQAPSHQPDYQRPARAPSHHSD from the exons atgcgggcctcGAGTGGTTCTGGagaacgcaggagcagatacaagtatgcccatgccctgtcgttcctcaggacaACGATGGTGACCCGAAT caccgtcgggagcactcgggagcctgcagcagagttgaacccttctggggcgatccctcaggaggccgccaccgagggacacttcgatAGTCccagcccctctgcaccttcccactctgtacCTTCCCACTCTGCAACTTCCCACTCTGCAACTTCCCATACATCGGATCCCTGTGTCCCATCCGCaaacgctggagcatcctggccggttccattgcatgtatctgctgaTGAGGATATAGCATTTCCTGTGCCCCACCCCtttgctgctgccacctctagtacacctttaGCTTCGGGGCGCCatcggcagaggggtcaggtacagagctatgtgcccgagttcttacacctgaacgcatccttccagaactgtctcaaagttttgtccgagcaaatggctgcaggtttcaatttaataaataaaagtataaTCGAGTTGCAGACACTTCTGttgacgatgcgttcagaggcaagacagtcaccgaacaacacttttttccagtcggtactcgagcaaatggagacgctatctgctgctcagcagatgcaagtaatggaatcctgccagtctactctagcgctcattgcctcaaaagcCGAGACTCTTGCCACCCATCCTGCACCTGCCCCCCCTacctccactgtccatcactacagccactaccatcctcctaaCCCGTACCACCAACCTGCCCAtgccccatcccaccaacctcaccatcacccacatcgtgccccatcccaccaaccACAACACTACCAGCATTCCCAAGCCCCATCCCACCAGCCAGACTACCAGCGtcccgcccgtgccccttcccaccattctGACTAA